From the genome of Thermodesulfovibrionales bacterium:
GTTCAGTATCACAAATATCGGAGGAGATGTCAATCGCCTCACACTTCACCAAGTCCGTGCGCATGGAGAGGCGAAAATCATCAGGACTGATTCATCCGCTCCTCGGTCCCGCCCCCTTGGATGACCGTCGTAGCCGTCTCCCTGTCTTCGGCCCTGACAAGGATCCTGATCTCCCCTATCTTGCCGATATTGACGGGATAGGGGCTCACCTTTGACGACCGTACGACAACGGGTATGCCCCCGCTTTCGAGGAGGTCTTTAATCATCTCCGCCTCGAGGGGATCATACGTGAGAAAGACTTCGGTCCATTCTTCATGCATTTCTGTCATAGGCTTCACCTCCTTGCAATCTCGTGACGTTCAATGCGGCCTCCTCAGGAACAGGGTGAGCAGAATCGCCGTTCCGGCTAGTGCAGCCGCCATGAAAAAACTGCCCGAAAAGCTCCCTGTCCTCTCGGCGAGGAGCCCGGCTATCGCGGGGCCGGCTATCTGGCCGAAACCGAAAATGAAAGTCACGAACCCGAACGCCTGTCCCGCCTTTGCCGCTCCGACATAGTCTCCGACCGCCGCCGCCATGATGGAGGGTATACTCCAGGCGACGATGCCATAGAAGCCGATCGAAAGGTAGAGGAACAGACCCGGCAGCCCCGAAGCGACGAGGATATAAGAGATCATCTGGAGGAAGAAGACGAGGATGAGGCCGGCTTTTCTTCCGAGTCTGTCAGAGAGGGTGCCGAAGACAGGACCCGAAAAGAGACTGAGAAAGCCTACCCACGACCAGAAGTTGCCGGCAGCCGATTCCGAGAACCCTCTTTCCTTGACGAGGGTAGTGACGATAAAGGTTGCGTAGATGACATAGGTGTAACCGAAGAGAAAGTATATCGATCCGAGGTGGTAGATGACGCCTCTCCGGTAAACGCTCGTCTTCATTTTGTCGATGAGTGCGGCATAGAAAGGAGAGGTGTCGTCGCTCCCGATGGGCAGCAGCCCCTTCTCCTGAGGGTCATTACGGATGAGGAAAAAACCGATGCCGGCGATGATCATGACGAAGAAGCCGAGCACGAGCCAACTCGCCCTCCAGCCCTCGGGACCGGCTATGGTGTTGATGAACGGTATGAGCTTTCCGGAGATGACGATCGCAAAGCCGCTTCCTATCACAATGAATCCTGCCGCCTTCCCTCTCTTCGTAGATACAAACCAATGCGAGACGAGCCCCATCACAGGGACGTTCGTCGCCCCGCTCCCTATTCCGGTCAAGAAATAGAGAACGAGTACCGAACCGAAACTTCGTGCCTGACTCATGAGCATCATCGAAGTACCTGCAAGGAGCAGGGCGAAGAAGATGAGTTTCCTCGCCCCTATCCTCATGGCCCAGAATCCGCTGATGAGAACAGAGATGAGGTAGCCGACGAAATTTATTGTGCTGATGAAACCCATTTGCGAGTAACTCAGCCCGAGGGTGGATGCCATGGACGGGAGCAGCATACCGAGGGCAAAACGTCCGAAACCGAGACAGGCGAGAATGCAGAGGGTTCCCGTAAAGACGATGACCCAGCCGTAATGGAGGGAAGGTTTCTCAGACCCGTTCTTCACTCTGAAAAAACTATACCATTTCTCCGCCGAAATGAAAAAGGGATGGGGCCCGAGGCGCGGACGCGCTTAGGCTCCATCCTCATGCAGGGATTCCGGGTCTCAAGGGGCAGCAGATTACGGTTTCTAAAATTTTTTTTGTTATGTATAATGAGTAGTTAGAAACGGTGTATGGGTAACGGCGTCATTAAATCGAGATATTCCAGGACACTGCCTGTTATAAACCTCTTTATAGGGCTGCTCCTTTTCCTTTTCATCCTTGTCCTTGGGCGGGACATCTTCAGTGCGGGATACAAGAAGATCGAAAAAGCCCCGCCGCCCCGTCCTCTTGAGCAGAGGACCTTCAAGAAGAGAGGCATTCAGGATTATGGGGTGATACTGAAGAACAATCCCTTCGGCATGTCCCCTGCTCCGCTGACGAACCTCTCTCTTTCCCAGGGAGGAACCCAGTCCCGCTCAGATATCACCCTCATCGGAACTGTTTCAGGCGCTCAGAAAGAGAGCTTCGCCATCTTCTCATACAGCAGCGGGAGGCAGGAGATGTACAGAGTGGGAGAAACGCTTCCCGGGATAGGGAAACTCTCGCAGGTCGGGAAAGATAAGGTCTCGATAGACGGAGGCGGCCGGCTCTTCGATATCCCCTTAGCGGATATCATAAAGATAACCGAGGTCAGACCGGCCGAAGGGGAGACCCGTCCTCCTGCCTTTGTGAGGAGTATCGGTGAGGGAAGCTATATCGTCGACCAGAAGAAGGTCCAGCAGGCGATAGAAAATCCGAACCAGCTCATGACGGATGCGCGGCTCCAGCCGAATTTCGCGAACGGAAAGCAGGAGGGCTATACGCTCAGGGAAGTGAGGGGCGGAGGCATATACCAGAGCCTCGGAATGCAGAACGGGGATGTTCTTTTGCGGATTAATGACTATAATATCTCGAATCCTGAAAACGCGTTGCAGGCATTTACGGCCCTGAAGGGTATGGACAGAATACAGCTCGACATTCTGAGGAATGGTGCGAAGATGACTCTGACCTATCAAATACGATGAAAAGTGAGGGTTGGCAGAAATGAAGAAAAGGAGAAGGCTCTCTTTTGCCCTGACACCCTTTCTGTTCTTTTCACTCTTCCTTCATCCGTTATCGGGCCTCTGCACTCCCTCCTTTGCCGAGCAGAAGGAAGAACCCTCCCGGGACCAGAAGGTGACCTTCAACTTCGTCGATGTCGACCTGCCCGTGATAGCGAAATTCATAAGCGAGATCACGAAAAAGAACTTTCTCTTCGACGAGCGGGTCAAGGGAAAGATCACGATTATCGCGCCGTCGAAGCTGAGCATCGGTGACGCCTATAACCTCTTCACCTCGGTCCTCGAACTGAAAGGGTTTACCGTCGTCCCCTCAGGGGTCAATGTCTACAAGATCATCCCGGCGGGAGAAGCGAAGCAGAGGGGATTGAGAATCGAATCCGAAAAGCGGGCGGTCAATGAGAGTTACATAGCGCGGCTCATCCCCCTGAAGTATATATCCGCTGACGACGCACTGCGTTTCGTCCAGCCCATCATATCCAAAGACGGATATGCCTCGGCATTCGGACCGGGCAATCTCCTCCTCGTGATAGATTCGGGTCTGAACGTCGAAAAGGTGGTCTCTCTCATCGACAGCATAGACCAGCCGTCTGTGATGGAACGGCCTGACATCGTCTTCCTCAGGTATTCGAGCGCCGATGCGGTCGCGAAGATGCTGACCGACGGCATGGCGAAAAGGTCTAAGGCAGCGGTACCCCAGCCCGGTGCCGTTGAAGAGGCGAAGGCCGTTGCCGACTCGCGGTTGAACGCCGTTATCCTCTTCGGAGACAAAGGGACACGGGAATCGATGAAGGCCCTCATCGCGCTCCTCGATGTCCCCTCTGCGGACGCCCAGGGACGGATAAACGTCTACTTCCTTGAGAACGCCGATGCAACCGACCTCGCAAAGGTCCTCGACAGCATCATCAGAGGGGCACAGCCTCAGCGCCAGGCAGCAGCACCAGGCGCCCCACCGGTGACGCCCTTTGAGGCAGTGGGCGGGATAACCATCACCGCCGACAAGGCTTCAAATTCCCTGATCGTTGTCGCATCGCCTGCCGATTATCAGAATCTCCTTCAGGTCATCAGGCAGCTCGATAAGAGGAGGCGACAGGTTTACGTGGAGGCGATGATCATCGAGGCAACAACGGATAAACTGAGGGACCTTGGGGTAAAATGGAGGGCGGCGGCCACGAAAAACGGAGAGCCCGTTGCGATAGGGGGCTTCGGAAGTATAGACCAGGCGGCCATTCAGGGTATCATACAGGGGCTTCAGGGCGCTACCCTCGGCGGACTGGGGAACTTCCTCAAGGTCCCGGTAACCACGACTGACCCGACGACGGGCCAACCGACCACGACGACGCTCTCGATTCCCGGGTTCGCAGTCCTCTTCACTTTGAACGAGTTCAAGGATATCGTGAACGTCCTTTCGACCCCCCAGATACTCACCTCCGACAACAAGGAGGCCGAAATCCTTGTCGGCGAGAACGTGCCGTTCATATCTCAGTCCCAGACGACCGGCGCCCTTGGAGTCGCAGCGACGACGACTTCGGGAGTCGCGGGGACCTCGGGGATCGTCAATTCGATCGTGAGGCAGGACGTCGGCATCATCCTGCGCATCACGCCTCAGATAACCGAGGGAGATCATGTAAAGCTCGACATCTATCAGGAAATTTCAGCCGTAAAGAATCAGTCCGATGCGCTCACCATCAGCTTGGGGCCTACGATAACGAAGCGATCCACAAAGACGGCTGTTGTTGTGAAGGACAACGAGACAGTCGTGATCGGGGGGCTGATCCAGGAACAGAATGAAAATCAGTTAACGAAGGTGCCGTTCCTCGGCGATATCCCGATCCTCGGGTATCTGTTCCAGTCGACGCACACCGAGAAAACCAAGACGAACCTGATCGTCTTCCTCAATCCCCATGTCGTAAAGGAACCAGGGAGGCTTGCGGAGATAACGGACAACAAAAAGAAGGAGTTTGCGGTGGCGGCACAGATTTATGCGGAAGGAGAGCTTTTGGTAAAGTTTCGAGAAGGGGTCGCGGATCAGACCGCTCGGGACATAATCTCGATAAAGCACGCGTCAGTGATCAAGGTCATGGAGGGATTGAGGATCTACCACATCCTCTTGCCGAAGGGTCAGACCGTGGAAGAAGGCGTACAAGCATTTTCCGCCATCCCCGAGGTCG
Proteins encoded in this window:
- a CDS encoding DUF2007 domain-containing protein encodes the protein MTEMHEEWTEVFLTYDPLEAEMIKDLLESGGIPVVVRSSKVSPYPVNIGKIGEIRILVRAEDRETATTVIQGGGTEERMNQS
- a CDS encoding MFS transporter; protein product: MKNGSEKPSLHYGWVIVFTGTLCILACLGFGRFALGMLLPSMASTLGLSYSQMGFISTINFVGYLISVLISGFWAMRIGARKLIFFALLLAGTSMMLMSQARSFGSVLVLYFLTGIGSGATNVPVMGLVSHWFVSTKRGKAAGFIVIGSGFAIVISGKLIPFINTIAGPEGWRASWLVLGFFVMIIAGIGFFLIRNDPQEKGLLPIGSDDTSPFYAALIDKMKTSVYRRGVIYHLGSIYFLFGYTYVIYATFIVTTLVKERGFSESAAGNFWSWVGFLSLFSGPVFGTLSDRLGRKAGLILVFFLQMISYILVASGLPGLFLYLSIGFYGIVAWSIPSIMAAAVGDYVGAAKAGQAFGFVTFIFGFGQIAGPAIAGLLAERTGSFSGSFFMAAALAGTAILLTLFLRRPH
- the gspC gene encoding type II secretion system protein GspC, which produces MGNGVIKSRYSRTLPVINLFIGLLLFLFILVLGRDIFSAGYKKIEKAPPPRPLEQRTFKKRGIQDYGVILKNNPFGMSPAPLTNLSLSQGGTQSRSDITLIGTVSGAQKESFAIFSYSSGRQEMYRVGETLPGIGKLSQVGKDKVSIDGGGRLFDIPLADIIKITEVRPAEGETRPPAFVRSIGEGSYIVDQKKVQQAIENPNQLMTDARLQPNFANGKQEGYTLREVRGGGIYQSLGMQNGDVLLRINDYNISNPENALQAFTALKGMDRIQLDILRNGAKMTLTYQIR
- the gspD gene encoding type II secretion system secretin GspD is translated as MKKRRRLSFALTPFLFFSLFLHPLSGLCTPSFAEQKEEPSRDQKVTFNFVDVDLPVIAKFISEITKKNFLFDERVKGKITIIAPSKLSIGDAYNLFTSVLELKGFTVVPSGVNVYKIIPAGEAKQRGLRIESEKRAVNESYIARLIPLKYISADDALRFVQPIISKDGYASAFGPGNLLLVIDSGLNVEKVVSLIDSIDQPSVMERPDIVFLRYSSADAVAKMLTDGMAKRSKAAVPQPGAVEEAKAVADSRLNAVILFGDKGTRESMKALIALLDVPSADAQGRINVYFLENADATDLAKVLDSIIRGAQPQRQAAAPGAPPVTPFEAVGGITITADKASNSLIVVASPADYQNLLQVIRQLDKRRRQVYVEAMIIEATTDKLRDLGVKWRAAATKNGEPVAIGGFGSIDQAAIQGIIQGLQGATLGGLGNFLKVPVTTTDPTTGQPTTTTLSIPGFAVLFTLNEFKDIVNVLSTPQILTSDNKEAEILVGENVPFISQSQTTGALGVAATTTSGVAGTSGIVNSIVRQDVGIILRITPQITEGDHVKLDIYQEISAVKNQSDALTISLGPTITKRSTKTAVVVKDNETVVIGGLIQEQNENQLTKVPFLGDIPILGYLFQSTHTEKTKTNLIVFLNPHVVKEPGRLAEITDNKKKEFAVAAQIYAEGELLVKFREGVADQTARDIISIKHASVIKVMEGLRIYHILLPKGQTVEEGVQAFSAIPEVEYAEPNYIMKMQK